Proteins encoded within one genomic window of Christensenellaceae bacterium:
- a CDS encoding ATP-binding protein, with protein sequence MAATVKWTFPTEAQIWEDFDPPASKWAACRASDFAKLLGVYISSANGRSVWWSASKHNNDYVITVYTDATRNWYYSYSRRPAARPASLFSDILTISPNGVRGKNAEGVPTYKSNLEYPQTAVEPGSDLEKRLNSVLGGGKNKTGKKYTVDSVPTKYEEKYYKQKFSPRELEEYILDGQKYVKVKALTYDSGDQNKLAGGAKFEEGKEYWVKVEPVTFLILKDKKTNKEWAVAENAMYAGIQMNNSGTYDGNLDKSDGGAYLNNHFAKDITPQKSAVQNTAAPQNGATRDSKRKGAFEITRSASIKERMLENFEDGCSMMLHGLSGVGKSRRVYELDPTYTSIVLRNGMMPEEVVGGKEPNGDPGMIYPPYWYTLLCEKCKKEPNRKQALFIDELTNVKETTQSMVYDIVLNRTVRPNLWELPDNAVVIAAGNSKEESTAAYNMPAPLFRRFDSHIEIPLDTHSWIEWGYEMKSDGSGQTKIHPLVSAFVMGNTEVLYSGYDDEAGDHKPTLDPRKWEKVSEVLYKAEKRGKISQDRISDMVGKDVASSLCEFVSRPQITVEDIKKKDYEHIPMENISDQMFVLGSLLNTSKDDKNIVKKFIKDELGEEMYAVYNSIEYGRMGTQTDKTLDLNKGVEQ encoded by the coding sequence ATGGCTGCAACTGTTAAATGGACCTTTCCCACTGAGGCTCAAATCTGGGAGGATTTTGACCCTCCGGCCAGCAAATGGGCAGCTTGCAGAGCCTCTGACTTTGCCAAACTTTTGGGTGTATATATAAGTTCCGCAAACGGTCGTTCCGTTTGGTGGTCTGCCTCTAAGCATAATAATGATTATGTCATTACCGTCTACACCGACGCAACTAGAAATTGGTATTACTCATACAGTAGGAGACCCGCGGCACGTCCAGCTTCGCTGTTCTCTGACATCCTGACAATCTCCCCGAACGGAGTGAGGGGGAAAAACGCAGAAGGGGTTCCTACTTATAAATCAAACCTTGAATATCCGCAGACAGCGGTTGAGCCCGGCTCTGACCTTGAAAAAAGGCTCAACAGTGTGTTGGGGGGCGGCAAAAATAAGACGGGTAAGAAGTATACGGTAGATTCAGTACCGACAAAATACGAAGAAAAATATTATAAACAAAAATTCAGCCCGAGAGAGCTGGAGGAATATATTCTGGACGGTCAGAAGTATGTGAAAGTCAAGGCTTTGACATATGACAGCGGCGACCAAAATAAGCTGGCCGGCGGAGCAAAATTTGAAGAAGGCAAAGAATACTGGGTAAAAGTGGAACCGGTAACTTTTTTAATTCTGAAAGACAAAAAAACCAACAAGGAATGGGCTGTGGCCGAAAACGCTATGTATGCGGGTATTCAGATGAACAACAGCGGCACCTATGACGGAAACTTGGATAAGTCTGACGGAGGAGCATATTTAAACAACCATTTTGCAAAGGATATAACCCCTCAAAAAAGCGCTGTTCAAAACACTGCTGCACCTCAAAACGGAGCGACTCGGGACTCCAAACGAAAGGGGGCTTTTGAAATCACGCGCTCGGCAAGCATAAAAGAGAGGATGCTGGAAAACTTTGAGGACGGGTGCAGCATGATGCTGCATGGTCTGTCGGGCGTGGGAAAATCACGAAGGGTTTATGAGCTTGACCCCACCTATACCAGCATTGTGCTCAGAAACGGCATGATGCCCGAGGAGGTAGTGGGAGGCAAGGAGCCAAACGGCGACCCCGGAATGATTTATCCGCCTTATTGGTATACGCTGCTTTGTGAAAAGTGTAAAAAAGAACCTAACAGAAAGCAGGCTTTGTTTATTGATGAGCTGACCAATGTCAAAGAAACAACCCAGAGCATGGTTTATGATATTGTGCTTAATCGCACTGTGCGTCCAAACCTTTGGGAGCTCCCCGACAATGCCGTGGTGATTGCTGCCGGAAACAGCAAGGAAGAGTCTACAGCGGCCTATAACATGCCGGCACCGCTGTTTAGAAGGTTTGATTCGCATATAGAAATTCCGCTGGACACACATTCGTGGATAGAGTGGGGATATGAGATGAAGTCTGACGGCAGCGGACAGACAAAAATTCATCCGCTGGTTTCGGCATTTGTGATGGGCAACACTGAAGTGCTTTATAGTGGATATGATGACGAGGCAGGTGACCATAAGCCTACGCTGGACCCGCGAAAGTGGGAAAAGGTTTCGGAGGTTTTGTATAAGGCCGAAAAGCGCGGCAAAATCAGTCAGGACAGAATATCCGACATGGTGGGCAAGGATGTTGCTTCCAGCCTTTGTGAGTTTGTTTCGCGCCCGCAAATAACCGTTGAGGATATTAAGAAAAAGGATTATGAGCATATACCCATGGAAAACATTTCTGACCAAATGTTTGTTTTAGGTTCGCTTCTAAACACCTCCAAAGATGATAAGAACATAGTGAAGAAGTTTATTAAGGATGAGCTCGGCGAAGAGATGTATGCGGTATATAATTCGATTGAATACGGAAGGATGGGCACTCAAACTGATAAAACCTTAGACCTTAATAAGGGGGTTGAACAGTAA
- a CDS encoding RNA-directed DNA polymerase: protein MNLNEIFCFENLYEAHKRCRRAKQHKGEVVRFETTLGITLAALEKELVSKKFGFGGYKEFKIYDPKERLIEAPSYKDRVVMMCFCLNSLLSRLEKRLIYDNAACRKNKGTHFGMQRLKQFLKQEFFRGGDNKIYYLKCDISKYFQSINHDILLEKLKKCGFGADEMWFIQKLIKEQPNYTGVGLPLGNQTSQWFALLYLDPIDRLVKEELHIKGYVRYMDDFILIHRDKKYLHYCLKRIKEVCEQSLKLFLNRKTQIGRVQNGIDFLGFRHYLTQTGKVIIKLRGSARVRLKRHLQTLLKLRAKNIVDDDYIEVRKNAFSAHLKHSNESVRLKRAVETEKTKK, encoded by the coding sequence ATGAACTTAAATGAAATTTTTTGTTTTGAAAATTTGTATGAGGCTCACAAGCGGTGCCGAAGAGCCAAGCAACACAAAGGAGAGGTTGTGCGTTTTGAAACCACGCTCGGCATAACTTTGGCCGCATTAGAAAAGGAATTAGTCAGCAAAAAGTTTGGCTTTGGAGGCTATAAAGAGTTTAAGATATATGACCCCAAAGAAAGACTGATTGAGGCGCCTAGTTATAAAGACAGGGTAGTTATGATGTGTTTTTGTTTAAATTCGCTGCTTTCAAGACTTGAAAAAAGATTGATATACGACAACGCTGCCTGCCGCAAAAACAAGGGCACGCATTTTGGTATGCAGCGGCTCAAACAATTTTTGAAGCAGGAGTTTTTTCGGGGAGGGGATAATAAGATTTATTATCTTAAGTGTGACATTTCAAAATATTTTCAGAGCATCAATCATGATATACTTTTAGAAAAGCTTAAGAAATGCGGCTTTGGCGCAGACGAAATGTGGTTTATTCAAAAGCTGATTAAAGAGCAGCCAAACTACACCGGAGTAGGTTTGCCTCTGGGGAACCAAACCAGCCAATGGTTTGCACTGTTATATCTTGACCCCATCGACAGGCTTGTTAAGGAGGAGCTTCATATTAAGGGGTACGTGCGATATATGGATGACTTTATCCTTATTCACCGTGACAAAAAATATCTGCATTATTGCTTGAAGCGGATAAAGGAGGTTTGTGAACAAAGCCTAAAGCTTTTTTTAAACCGCAAAACGCAGATAGGCAGAGTTCAAAACGGCATAGACTTTTTGGGGTTCAGGCATTATCTGACCCAAACGGGCAAGGTTATAATAAAATTGCGCGGTTCGGCAAGGGTAAGGCTTAAGCGTCACTTGCAAACACTTTTAAAGCTGAGAGCCAAAAACATTGTGGATGATGATTATATTGAAGTGCGAAAAAACGCCTTTAGCGCTCATCTCAAGCACAGCAACGAAAGCGTGAGGCTGAAACGTGCTGTAGAAACAGAAAAAACAAAAAAGTAA